From the genome of Streptomyces sp. V1I1, one region includes:
- a CDS encoding helix-turn-helix transcriptional regulator, with product MSALADPTRRRILDAIAAHGEATATVLATELPVSRQAIVKHLAVLTRAGLVAGHRQGREARYTVLPARLGVTARWMDRVASEWDNRLSAIKRLAEADPATPRPSGSGPGQPGRSTR from the coding sequence CTGTCCGCGCTGGCAGACCCGACCCGTCGCCGGATACTCGACGCCATCGCCGCGCACGGCGAGGCGACGGCGACAGTCCTGGCGACGGAGCTGCCGGTCAGCCGGCAGGCGATCGTCAAGCACCTCGCGGTCCTGACCCGGGCCGGCCTGGTGGCCGGCCATCGGCAGGGCCGCGAGGCGCGGTACACCGTCCTGCCCGCGCGGCTGGGCGTCACCGCCCGCTGGATGGACCGTGTCGCCTCCGAGTGGGACAACCGGCTCTCGGCGATCAAGCGCCTCGCCGAGGCGGACCCGGCTACGCCGAGACCTTCTGGCTCAGGTCCCGGGCAACCCGGGCGATCCACTCGCTGA
- a CDS encoding glycoside hydrolase family 97 catalytic domain-containing protein codes for MALPHRIRTLALVLCGALAAALLVSTPAQAKSPTWTVRNHDGPTARIALAPGTGTLTLAVERDGKTVIEPSPLGIRTERADLSSRLTYLGRSDRTVSEYYRTAAGKDRTRHVQMREALFRFRTAGGVRLELAVRASRDGVAYRYSLPDTGDTGNVLGEASAFTLPDGADAWLGKYRRDNENLFAHHAATSAPADEYMMQALFRTPGGYALIAESDLTGSYSAARLTHAANSPTYGVRLWDEQVQVTGGRLSTPWRAVVTGSLAAVTESTFTDDLAPASRVRDTSWIEPGPALWTWLAGGRPAGQSLSMQKGYVDYAAERGWPYTVVDAGWYFDPAQWDVTDPNWQQNSWIPELVRYARAKDVDIQVWIHHRDLDTAEEREQWLPTLEKWGVKGVKIDFMDSEAQDRLRWYDAILPATAEHHLLVNFHGSTIPKGIQRTWPHVMTLEGVNGEEKRVNTAEHLTILPFTRNVIGSMDFTPGAFHRPTRPNAASDAGELGLSVLYESGIQNLAGTPESYDARPEARRFLEQLPAAWDETRLLAGEPGSGAVVARRAGARWFIGGTYAGAARTAAVPLRIGRGSWLVETVTDGPAGLVRTAKVARGGATLEIGVVTDGGFAATACPWHPGRTACDR; via the coding sequence GTGGCATTGCCGCACCGGATCCGCACCCTCGCCCTCGTACTCTGCGGCGCGCTCGCCGCCGCGCTGCTCGTATCCACCCCGGCCCAGGCCAAGAGCCCCACCTGGACCGTGCGCAATCACGACGGACCGACCGCCAGGATCGCCCTCGCACCCGGCACAGGGACGCTCACCCTCGCCGTAGAGCGTGACGGCAAGACCGTCATCGAGCCGTCTCCCCTCGGTATCCGTACCGAAAGAGCCGATCTTTCCAGCAGGTTGACGTACCTAGGGCGCAGCGACCGCACGGTCTCCGAGTACTACCGGACAGCCGCGGGCAAGGACCGCACCCGCCACGTCCAGATGCGCGAGGCCCTCTTCCGGTTCCGTACCGCCGGCGGCGTGCGGCTCGAGCTGGCCGTCCGGGCCTCCCGGGACGGCGTCGCCTACCGCTACAGCCTTCCCGACACCGGTGACACCGGGAACGTCCTCGGCGAGGCGTCCGCCTTCACGCTGCCCGACGGCGCCGACGCCTGGCTCGGGAAGTACCGGCGGGACAACGAGAACCTCTTCGCCCACCACGCCGCCACCTCCGCGCCCGCCGACGAGTACATGATGCAGGCGCTCTTCAGGACGCCCGGCGGCTATGCGCTGATCGCCGAGTCCGACCTCACCGGCTCCTACTCGGCCGCCCGCCTCACTCATGCGGCCAACTCCCCCACCTACGGCGTGCGGCTCTGGGACGAGCAGGTCCAGGTCACCGGCGGCCGTCTCAGCACCCCCTGGCGCGCGGTGGTCACCGGCAGCCTCGCGGCCGTCACCGAGTCCACCTTCACCGACGACCTCGCGCCCGCCTCCCGCGTCCGCGACACCTCCTGGATCGAGCCGGGACCCGCCCTGTGGACCTGGCTGGCCGGCGGCCGCCCCGCCGGGCAGAGCCTGAGCATGCAGAAGGGGTACGTGGACTACGCGGCCGAGCGCGGCTGGCCGTACACCGTCGTCGATGCCGGCTGGTACTTCGACCCGGCGCAGTGGGACGTCACCGACCCCAACTGGCAGCAGAACAGCTGGATTCCGGAGCTGGTGCGCTACGCACGCGCGAAGGACGTCGACATCCAGGTCTGGATCCACCACCGCGACCTCGACACCGCCGAGGAGCGCGAGCAGTGGCTGCCCACGCTGGAGAAGTGGGGCGTCAAGGGCGTGAAGATCGACTTCATGGACTCGGAGGCACAGGACCGGCTGCGCTGGTACGACGCGATCCTCCCCGCCACCGCCGAGCACCATCTGCTCGTCAACTTCCACGGCTCCACGATCCCCAAGGGCATCCAGCGCACCTGGCCGCACGTGATGACGTTGGAGGGCGTCAACGGCGAGGAGAAGCGCGTCAACACCGCCGAGCACCTCACGATCCTCCCCTTCACCAGGAACGTCATCGGCTCGATGGACTTCACGCCCGGCGCCTTCCACCGCCCGACCCGCCCCAACGCCGCCTCCGACGCGGGCGAGTTGGGCCTGTCGGTGCTGTACGAGTCCGGCATCCAGAACCTCGCGGGCACGCCCGAGTCGTACGACGCCCGCCCGGAGGCGCGCCGCTTCCTTGAGCAGCTCCCGGCGGCGTGGGACGAGACCCGGCTGCTCGCGGGCGAGCCGGGCAGCGGCGCGGTGGTGGCGCGGCGCGCCGGTGCGCGCTGGTTCATCGGCGGTACGTACGCGGGCGCGGCCCGCACCGCCGCCGTACCGCTGCGGATCGGCCGGGGCAGCTGGCTGGTCGAGACGGTCACGGACGGTCCGGCGGGCCTGGTCCGGACGGCGAAGGTGGCCCGCGGCGGCGCGACGCTGGAGATCGGCGTGGTGACGGACGGCGGCTTCGCGGCGACAGCCTGTCCCTGGCATCCGGGCCGTACAGCCTGCGACCGCTAG
- a CDS encoding SRPBCC family protein, with translation MSEDRIEREITIAAPVERVWAVLTEPEHVGSWFGQGKPTPVDLRPGGTMLFDHGKYGQFPTTIVKVDPPNHFSYRWASAFPGEQAAEGNSTLVEFTLTPDGDGTHLRVVETGFAGLDIPADRVDTAGYESHSRGWTEQAENIKQYAERLAA, from the coding sequence ATGAGCGAGGACCGGATCGAACGAGAGATCACCATCGCCGCGCCCGTCGAGCGCGTTTGGGCGGTGCTCACGGAGCCGGAGCACGTCGGATCGTGGTTCGGACAGGGCAAGCCGACCCCGGTCGACCTGCGCCCGGGCGGCACGATGCTCTTCGACCACGGGAAGTACGGACAGTTCCCGACGACGATCGTGAAGGTGGACCCGCCGAACCACTTCTCGTACCGCTGGGCGAGCGCCTTCCCCGGTGAGCAGGCCGCCGAGGGCAACTCCACCCTGGTGGAGTTCACTCTCACCCCGGACGGCGACGGCACCCATCTGCGCGTTGTCGAGACCGGCTTCGCCGGCCTCGACATCCCCGCGGACAGGGTCGACACGGCTGGGTACGAGAGCCACTCGCGCGGCTGGACCGAACAGGCCGAGAACATCAAGCAGTACGCGGAGCGGCTCGCGGCATGA
- a CDS encoding GNAT family N-acetyltransferase — MTQPLRAAHTYQLSPAELAEIRALMDDAFEGDFSDEDWDHSLGGLHALVRDDKGVAAHGSVIMRRVLHGGRSYRIGYIEAMAVRPDRLRQGLGSRVMAELERVVDGAYEFGALSASDDGAQLYRARGWQLWQGRVEALGPDGVVHLPDEEDSTYLRPAAGRPLPQPPAALLFDWRDGDLL; from the coding sequence ATGACCCAGCCGCTGCGCGCCGCACACACCTACCAGCTCTCCCCGGCCGAACTGGCCGAGATCCGCGCCCTGATGGACGACGCCTTCGAGGGCGACTTCAGTGACGAGGACTGGGACCACTCGCTCGGCGGCCTCCACGCGCTGGTACGCGACGACAAGGGCGTCGCCGCGCACGGCAGCGTGATCATGCGCCGCGTGCTGCACGGAGGCCGCTCGTACCGCATCGGCTACATCGAGGCGATGGCCGTACGTCCCGACCGCCTCAGGCAAGGACTCGGCAGCCGGGTGATGGCCGAGCTGGAACGGGTCGTCGACGGCGCGTACGAGTTCGGCGCGCTGTCCGCCTCCGACGACGGCGCCCAGTTGTACCGGGCGCGCGGCTGGCAGCTGTGGCAGGGCCGGGTCGAGGCACTCGGCCCGGACGGGGTGGTGCACCTCCCGGACGAGGAGGACTCCACATATCTGCGCCCCGCCGCGGGCCGTCCACTGCCGCAGCCCCCCGCCGCGCTGCTCTTCGACTGGCGAGACGGGGACCTGTTGTAG